The Pseudomonas entomophila genome segment GTCCCTATCTGCCGTGGACGTTTGAGATTTGAGAGGGGCTGCTCCTAGTACGAGAGGACCGGAGTGGACGAACCTCTGGTGTTCCGGTTGTCACGCCAGTGGCATTGCCGGGTAGCTATGTTCGGAAGAGATAACCGCTGAAAGCATCTAAGCGGGAAACTTGCCTCAAGATGAGATCTCACTGGAGCCTTGAGCTCCCTGAAGGGCCGTCGAAGACTACGACGTTGATAGGTTGGGTGTGTAAGCGCTGTGAGGCGTTGAGCTAACCAATACTAATTGCCCGTGAGGCTTGACCATATAACACCCAAGCAATTTGCTCATGCGAATTGCGGTGGTGAAGACGAAACGAACCGAAAGTTCGCGACGAACCACAAGATCACATATCCGAATTGGCTGGAGTATCCATCTGGATCTTCTGGCAACAGAATTTCTTGACGACCATAGAGCATTGGAACCACCTGATCCCATCCCGAACTCAGCAGTGAAACGATGCATCGCCGATGGTAGTGTGGGGTTTCCCCATGTGAGAGTAGGTCATCGTCAAGATTCATTTCGCAAAACCCCTATCTGCGCGAGCAGGTAGGGGTTTTGTCTTTTAAGTAGAGAGTACAGAGATTCGCTGGCACGTCCCTCGGACGGACCGGCACACAGAATTTCTTGACGACCATAGAGCATTGGAACCACCTGATCCCATCCCGAACTCAGCAGTGAAACGATGCATCGCCGATGGTAGTGTGGGGTTTCCCCATGTGAGAGTAGGTCATCGTCAAGATTCAATTCCGAAGCCCCTGATCGCGATGCGGTCAGGGGCTTTGTCTTTTCCGATCCGGTGAAGATCAAACCCATTGATTGACCACGCCCTCTCTCGGAGCGGCATTAGCCGCGATCACCCGCGAAGCGAGGGGCCAGGCACCGCGTTGTCCGCATCGCGGCTGAAGCCGCTCCTACAGAGCGCAGCTCAAGGGGGCTGGGCAATTGTTAACAGGCACAAAAAAGCCGCTCCATGGGGAGCGGCTTTTTTATTGCGGATGGATCAGCTCAGCAGGTTTTTCACATTGCCCATCGCCTCATCGGCAAACCCCTGGAGAAACGCCTGGAAGCCCGGCAGCGCCTCGGGGCCACCCTCCCAGGGCTCGGCCTGAATGGTCCAGGTCGCGCGGCTGTGGTTGGCATCGATCACTTGCACCTCCATCGCTGCCCACAGGTTACCGATGTTCAGGCTGGTGTAGATCAGGCTCCAGGTCATGTGCATGGCCTGTGCATCATGTGAGTTGAGCTGCTCGATGACCACGTTACCGTCCTTGAACAGCTTCGTGCGCACTGAACGTACACCGCTGCCAGTCATGTCGATGTGCGCGAGCGCAGGGATGAACACCGGGAACCCGGCGAAGTTGCCGACGATGTTCCATACGGCGGCGGCGGGCGCGGTGATTTCCACGCTGGAGACCACCTCGCACCCTTCAGGGTTGCGGATCAAGGTATCGGGTTTGAGTGCTTGCATGCTGTGTTGCTCCTGTTGTGTGGAAAAGCGATCAGATGAAGCCGATGTCGGCCAGGTACCGGCAGCCGCGGCGCAGCAGCTCGGGGTTCTTGCTGGGGTAATGGGTGCCCATGCGCCGTACCCCGTCACGGGCGTTGGCGTGGGCGATCCCGGAGATGTCGCCGATGTCTTCCTCGAAACCGTCCAGGTAGAAACCCAGGACGTCGTACAGCGCGTTGTCACGGTCGACCCGGCGTAACTGGCGCTGCCACTGCTCGATGCTGACCAGCTCGAAGGCATGGCCCTGTTCACGAAACGAGGCCAGGTAGTCACGCCAGCGCAGTGGCTCGGGGTTGTGCAGGTTGAATACGCATTGCCCGGCTTGGTGGCGGCTGCTGTGGAAGGCGATGAAGCGCGAGAGGAAGTCCACCGGCATCAGGTCGAAGTCGATCTCCAGGCCAGGTACCTGCCCCAGTTGCAGCGAACCCTTGAGCATCAGCATCAGGCGATTGCGCTGGGGCTGGCAGGCACCGGTACGGCTGTCGAAGGTGATGTTCCCCGGGCGGAACAGGTTGACCCACACCCCCTGCGCACGGGCGCGGCTGAGGATGCGTTCGCCGATCCATTTGCTCAGGTTGTAGCCGTTGCGAATGTAGATCGGTGGAGTGCTCGCCGGGTCGTCCTCCAGTACCTGGCCCTGGCTGCCCACGGCACTGCAGGCGGAGAGGGTGGAGACGAAGTTGAAGATCTTCTTGCGCCGGCCCTCGCATAGGCGCAGGCACTCGAACAACGGCTCGATGTTGTCGGCGGCCAGTACCTGGTAATCGAGCACATGGTTGACCTGCGCGGCGTTATGCAGCAAGGCGCCGTACGTTTCATCGAGGTAGTCATAGTCAGCCTCTGCCAGGCCCAGGCGCGGCTTGCGCAGGTCGGCCTCGAACACCCTGATACGCGACAGGTCGAGGGTGATGTGGTTGTCATGCA includes the following:
- a CDS encoding SRPBCC family protein; translation: MQALKPDTLIRNPEGCEVVSSVEITAPAAAVWNIVGNFAGFPVFIPALAHIDMTGSGVRSVRTKLFKDGNVVIEQLNSHDAQAMHMTWSLIYTSLNIGNLWAAMEVQVIDANHSRATWTIQAEPWEGGPEALPGFQAFLQGFADEAMGNVKNLLS